The genomic segment GACCAGTTTTACGATTGATAACCCTATGCCGTTTGGCCTGCACGGATGTCGTGATGCATAGATGCCGTGAGGTTCATCGTCCAGAAAGGTGGGACGTACCATCTCAATCCTGCCGGATCGGTCAAAAAGGTAAATCAGATAAATGTGAGAGAAAGCGTCAATGTCCTTCAAGCCTTGCTCATACTCTCCAAACACCTCAACGTGCCCAGAGGAGTCAGGGGCATAGAGCGGTTGGATAGGACATTCTTCTTTTGTTTTGTATGGTGTATGTATAATGCCAATTGCTTCTATTATCATATCGCGCTGTCTCTTAAGGCTAACTCGGGATCATCCGGAATAGCAAATAATCAGCAATGTTTCCTGATTCATAATTATCTGAATTTGCCATGAGACCCGCCCTCTTTGCTTAATAACAGTATCAGATCACTTCGTTTTCTGTCAATGGATTTATTGACACAAGAAGTGCGGGATTGCCGGTATGTCCTGAAGAAAAAACGGAAACATCTTGACACATTTTTTCTAAATGTCTATAATAAAGAACAACATCGAGTGGCATTCATAATACAATAAATAAACCAGGGCAATAATGTACGAAAAGTTAATGTCATACCCGCAGGGCGTGCGGGTTGCCGGCAAAAATAAGTTTCAACTCTGCGATCTCCGCGTACTCGAACGACCGTAAGGGAGTGGGCCTGTCCCCGTAAGGGGGCGAGAGGAAAAGGCATTAAAGACATTGTCTCTCGCAGAGCACGCAGTGTACGCAGAGAAAGACAGGTATATCTGTGAGCAGTATCCTGAGACTGACTGATCCTGCTCACATTTCATGCCCCTTCGGGGCAGAAGGACATAGCGCTCTCGGTCCCGGCCTTCTGGAATCGGTATATCAGGAATGTTTTAAAATAGAATTAGAGGATGATGACCTACGGGTGGAAAAGGAAATACCGGTGCCTGTCATATACAAAGGAAGAGCAATTACACAGGAAGGATTCAGGATAGACCTTCTTATCGAAAACACGGTTGTTATAGAACTTAAATCAGTAGAAGAAGTAAAACCTGTTCATAAGAAACAACTTCTTACCTATCTTAGATTGACGGATAAGCAAGTGGGTTTGCTGATCAACTTTAATGAAATAATGCTGAAAAACGGTATTACAAGGATAGTTAACAATTACGCACCGACAGGTGCTGCAAATTTACCCTGATATGATCATTCTCTCATATCAGGGTAAGGATAAATTGTTTTAACTCTGCGATCTCCGCGTACTCGAACGACCGCAGGGAGAGGGCGAGAGATAAAGGCATTAAAAGCATTGTCTCTCGCAGAGCACGCAGAGAAAGACAGGTATATTTGTGAGCAGTATCTTGAGACTGCCCGATCCTGCTCACATACTACGCCCCTTCAGGGCAGATGTTAGTTTCTACCCGCAGGGTGTGCGGGTTGCCGGAATGAATCATTCTCTCAATTCCGGCAAAAAAATTGTCTTAACTCTGCGATCTCCGCGTACTCGAACGACCGTCAGGGAGTGGGCGAGAGGAAAAGCATTGTCTCTCACAGAGCCCACAGAGATAAGGTTTTATACGCTTCACGATTAACGCTTCACAAAATTTAAATAAAGGGGGATTAAGATGGCAACAAAGAAAACAGTGGAAAGTCCGGAATTTATGTACCTGCCTCTCGAAAATATTCTTGTGGAAGAACAGATTCGCTCAGGGATTGATACGGAGGGAGAATCATTTAAGTCTCTCATGGAGTCAATCAAAGACCGGGGTGTCCTTGAACCTGTACTTGTAACACAAAAGGACGGCAAGTACCTACTCCTCTGCGGGGAACGCCGTTATCTTGCAGCACAGAAACTTGAACTCCCATCCATCCCTGTTCGGGTTGTAGATGCAGTAACCCAGAAAGACGAGATACTTGCCTTGCAATTGACGGAAAATCTCCAGAGAGAAGACCTGAATCCCATAGACCAGGCAAAGGGCATACTGGCATACGTTCAGGCTAAACATCCTGATAAAAACTATAATGTGGATGGGGTGATGAGTGAGTTGCTGGTCTATGACCGAAGACCGGAGGACCAATTTGTAGAAGTCCGCGAAACTGTTTCGCGGATTGTCGAAATCGTCGGAAAGACAACAAGGACGCTGTACAACATGATTTCACTCTTAAAACTCTCCGATGAAATTCAGGCTGCTATACGGGAGGGAAAACTACCTGTTTCTCAGGGTTACATCTTTGCCTCTCACCTTGATTTTGCCGATTCAAAGAAAGTCTTTGACAGTGTCATGGCACAGCCTGTTACTAACGCCACCCTTGAAAGAATGCTTACACAAAAAACAGAACCACCGAAACAACCTGCGCATCCCACACTCTCACGACAGAGGACAAGCGTCAAAAATATAAGGAATGCTATCGAGGAGAATGCAGGCAAATATACCAAAGAAGATCTTGAGGAACTCTTTAATGATCTATGCGTCCTCTGTGACTATGTTCAGCAGCAGGCCGCTGCTACAGTATCGATGAAGCCGCGCAAACCA from the Pseudomonadota bacterium genome contains:
- a CDS encoding ParB/RepB/Spo0J family partition protein, producing the protein MATKKTVESPEFMYLPLENILVEEQIRSGIDTEGESFKSLMESIKDRGVLEPVLVTQKDGKYLLLCGERRYLAAQKLELPSIPVRVVDAVTQKDEILALQLTENLQREDLNPIDQAKGILAYVQAKHPDKNYNVDGVMSELLVYDRRPEDQFVEVRETVSRIVEIVGKTTRTLYNMISLLKLSDEIQAAIREGKLPVSQGYIFASHLDFADSKKVFDSVMAQPVTNATLERMLTQKTEPPKQPAHPTLSRQRTSVKNIRNAIEENAGKYTKEDLEELFNDLCVLCDYVQQQAAATVSMKPRKPQV
- the tsaA gene encoding tRNA (N6-threonylcarbamoyladenosine(37)-N6)-methyltransferase TrmO: MIIEAIGIIHTPYKTKEECPIQPLYAPDSSGHVEVFGEYEQGLKDIDAFSHIYLIYLFDRSGRIEMVRPTFLDDEPHGIYASRHPCRPNGIGLSIVKLVRREGNILIIEGADMLDNTPLLDIKPYIPRFDAIDSASEGWTAGKKWRPKPKGRE
- a CDS encoding GxxExxY protein, whose translation is MTDPAHISCPFGAEGHSALGPGLLESVYQECFKIELEDDDLRVEKEIPVPVIYKGRAITQEGFRIDLLIENTVVIELKSVEEVKPVHKKQLLTYLRLTDKQVGLLINFNEIMLKNGITRIVNNYAPTGAANLP